In Centropristis striata isolate RG_2023a ecotype Rhode Island chromosome 15, C.striata_1.0, whole genome shotgun sequence, a genomic segment contains:
- the pwwp2a gene encoding LOW QUALITY PROTEIN: PWWP domain-containing protein 2A (The sequence of the model RefSeq protein was modified relative to this genomic sequence to represent the inferred CDS: inserted 2 bases in 1 codon; deleted 2 bases in 2 codons) — protein MAAVAAEPGAAVPTTAESGGTEPPEPGPAGPGPGGPGHGPGAPLEAGGPAPEQPGPRLEAAGDQQEIRHDRPESAAGNPLLEPAEDRLGPPGPPGPLGPLGPLGPGPELGAPLDPGSMDRFSPGLYPDPSAVFLHSVPVPVVPPPDPEAGLSLAEPAEPTQTTDRAEPGRDRDYRPGPGVSVPLRPDPEPGYGQSSAGTEDLVPDSPGEEQPRPDQDLSPGTEVRVSLDHVIDDALVVSFRRGGQVFSGVLMDVNRRFGPYGIPVTVFPRRDDRRPPAVSDDSSTKQEDVAVARPPPPQAPPPQAPPPQTPSWTTKPPPLFQEGAPYPPPLFIRDTYHQALPQPPPRKIKRPKRRYRCEEPTSIMNAIKLRPRQVLCDKCKGVVASGGGLREVRRGPVDLRSEEASRRRRAAAEGPISSELKRLRSDDKGGKRSSSGIRVTSSSSSSSRRVLKGVASSSSSRLCLNSKKVLAKGSDCSKARHVLKKLARSSTAEAPPPPHRRPKDQNQNQNQDQDEGRDQERVHAKAVTRAAALQNHNQKVHFTRRLQHLSGGGGAVGSPLPPRMRLKPQRYRTDDIQAPPPSSSSPPKQNARSPPPPRPPVSPAHTPGALPPPSPAPPPSGISSVAMETQEEEVVAEQEAEAPPPCSSSHSECSSTETFDLPPPGDPSAAAATAPPPPXSSSPTPDAEETVAGGEEEEQGGGDPKRRRKSSTSSSSSSSSSSSSVFSKSVSKVALPDGRHVCAGDIVWAKIYGFPWWPARVLGITVARRGDTGLAVRQEARVSWFGSPTTSFLPLGSLAPFLESFQSRFDRKRKGPYRRAIAEAASAAKQLTPEVRALLTQFET, from the exons ATGGCGGCCGTGGCTGCAGAGCCAGGAGCTGCGGTTCCGACAACAGCAGAGAGCGGCGGGACGGAGCCCCCAGAACCCGGACCCGCTGGCCCGGGACCCGGCGGCCCAGGACACGGCCCCGGAGCCCCGCTGGAGGCCGGCGGCCCGGCCCCGGAGCAGCCCGGGCCCCGGCTGGAGGCCGCGGGGGACCAGCAGGAGATCCGCCATGACAGGCCGGAGTCCGCGGCGGGAAACCCGCTGCTGGAGCCCGCCGAGGACCGGCTCGGTCCACCGGGTCCACCGGGGCCGCTGGGGCCGCTAGGGCCGCTGGGGCCGGGGCCGGAGCTGGGCGCTCCGCTGGACCCGGGCAGCATGGACCGGTTCTCTCCTGGCCTGTACCCGGACCCCTCCGCCGTCTTCCTGCACTCCGTCCCGGTCCCGGTGGTCCCCCCTCCGGACCCCGAGGCCGGCCTGTCCCTGGCCGAGCCGGCCGAGCCCACCCAGACCACGGACCGGGCCGAGCCGGGCCGGGATCGGGACTACAGACCCGGACCCGGGGTGTCGGTCCCGCTCAGACCGGACCCGGAGCCGGGCTACGGGCAGAGCTCCGCGGGGACCGAGGACCTGGTGCCGGACTCCCCCGGAGAGGAGCAGCCCAGACCGGATCAGGACCTGAGTCCCGGGACGGAGGTCCGGGTCTCCCTGGACCACGTGATCGACGACGCGCTGGTGGTGTCGTTCCGGAGGGGGGGCCAGGTGTTCTCAGGGGTCCTGATGGACGTCAACAggag gtttggACCATACGGTATTCCCGTCACCGTGTTCCCTCGCCGTGACGACCGGCGACCTCCAGCAGTCAGCGACGACTCGTCCACCAAGCAGGAAGACGTC GCGGTGGCGAGGCCCCCGCCCCctcaggccccgccccctcaggccccgccccctcagaCTCCGTCCTGGACCACCAAACCGCCGCCGCTGTTCCAGGAGGGAGCGCCGTAC CCCCCCCCTCTGTTCATCAGGGACACCTACCACCAGGCCTTACCTCAGCCACCGCCACGCAAGATCAAACGGCCAAAACGCCGCTACCGCTGCGAGGAGCCCACCTCCATCATGAACGCCATCAAGCTCCGCCCCCGCCAGGTGCTCTGCGACAAGTGTAAAGGAGTCGTGGCATCTGGTGGTGGGCTACGAGAGGTGCGGCGCGGCCCCGTGGATCTGAGGAGCGAGGAGGCGTCCCGGCGGAGGCGAGCGGCGGCCGAGGGACCGATCTCCTCCGAGCTGAAACGGCTGAGGAGCGACGACAAGGGAGGCAAACGGTCGTCGTCAGGGATACgcgtgacatcatcatcatcgtcgtcGTCTCGCCGCGTCCTCAAGGGCGTGGCCTCCTCGTCCTCCAGCCGATTGTGTCTGAACTCTAAGAAAGTTCTGGCCAAAGGTTCCGACTGCTCCAAAGCTCGCCACGTTCTCAAGAAGTTGGCAAGGAGTTCAACGGCCGAGGCGCCACCGCCTCCGCACCGCCGGCCCAaagaccagaaccagaaccagaaccaggaccaggacgaGGGGCGGGACCAGGAGCGGGTCCACGCCAAGGCGGTGACTCGGGCCGCCGCCCTGCAGAACCACAACCAGAAGGTGCACTTCACGCGGCGCCTGCAGCACCTGAGTGGTGGTGGCGGCGCCGTCGGCTCGCCGTTACCGCCCAGAATGCGTCTGAAACCTCAAAGGTATCGAACCGACGACATCCAGGCCCcacccccttcctcctcctccccgccCAAACAGAACGCTCGCTCCCCGCCCCCCCCCAGGCCGCCAGTAAGCCCAGCCCACACACCCGGAGCCCTGCCCCCTCCCTCCCCAGCCCCGCCTCCCTCCGGTATATCCAGCGTTGCCATGGAAacgcaggaggaggaggtggtggcggAGCAGGAGGCAGAGGCTCCtcccccctgctcctcctcccactCAGAGTGCAGCTCGACagagacctttgacctcccACCGCCGGGCGACCCCTCTGCTGCTGCCGCCAccgctccccccccccc ctcctcctcgccAACGCCTGATGCCGAGGAGACGGTGGCCGgcggcgaggaggaggagcaaggGGGAGGCGACCCGAAGAGACGGCGTAAGTCGTCCACGTCCTCttcgtcctcctcgtcctcgtcctcgtcctccGTCTTCTCCAAGTCGGTGTCGAAGGTTGCACTGCCCGACGGGCGCCACGTGTGTGCCGGCGACATAGTGTGGGCGAAGATCTACGGCTTCCCATGGTGGCCGGCGCGCGTGCTCGGCATCACGGTGGCGCGGCGCGGTGATACGGGGCTGGCGGTGCGGCAGGAGGCACGAGTGTCCTGGTTCGGCTCGCCGACCACATCCTTCCTGCCGCTCGGCTCGCTGGCGCCGTTCCTCGAGAGCTTCCAGTCGCGCTTCGACAGGAAGCGGAAGGGCCCGTACCGCCGCGCCATCGCCGAGGCCGCAAGCGCAGCCAAGCAGCTGACGCCCGAGGTCCGGGCGCTGCTCACGCAGTTTGAGACGTAG